The Macrococcoides canis genome has a window encoding:
- a CDS encoding ParB/RepB/Spo0J family partition protein, producing the protein MARGLGKGLGRGLDALFQENSQDEIVEELHVAELRPNPYQPRIEFDEAALQELSESIKLHGVLQPIVVRKSVKGYDIVVGERRFRASKLAGKNKIPAIVKELTDQQMMELAIIENLQREDLNPLEEAKSYESLMKHLNLTQAETADRLGKSRSYIANLLRLLNLPQEVKTMINQKEISGGHGRTLLGLKNEDDMIKVAHKVVKEAMSVRALEDFIKTMNQEEIKTDDKKVKAKQKPKFLVKHEESLKQHLGTKVEISKSRKKGKIAIEFTSEEEFNRLINLLENVGE; encoded by the coding sequence ATGGCTAGAGGTTTAGGGAAAGGTCTTGGTAGAGGTCTGGATGCATTGTTTCAAGAAAATAGTCAGGATGAAATTGTTGAAGAGCTGCATGTTGCAGAATTACGTCCGAATCCATATCAGCCAAGAATAGAATTTGATGAAGCAGCATTACAGGAATTAAGTGAATCGATCAAACTGCATGGAGTTCTGCAGCCGATTGTTGTACGAAAATCAGTTAAAGGCTATGACATAGTAGTCGGTGAAAGACGCTTTAGAGCGAGTAAGTTGGCAGGTAAAAATAAAATTCCAGCAATTGTTAAAGAGCTCACAGATCAGCAGATGATGGAGCTTGCAATCATTGAGAATCTACAACGTGAAGATTTAAATCCGTTAGAAGAAGCAAAGAGTTATGAATCACTGATGAAACATTTGAATTTAACACAAGCAGAAACCGCAGATAGATTAGGGAAATCTCGTTCTTACATTGCGAACTTGTTACGATTATTAAACTTGCCACAAGAAGTAAAGACTATGATTAATCAAAAAGAAATTTCAGGAGGTCATGGACGTACTTTACTTGGCCTGAAAAATGAAGACGATATGATTAAAGTGGCGCATAAAGTTGTCAAAGAGGCAATGAGTGTACGTGCTCTAGAAGATTTTATTAAAACGATGAATCAAGAAGAGATTAAGACTGATGATAAAAAAGTGAAAGCGAAACAAAAGCCGAAGTTTCTTGTGAAACATGAAGAATCATTGAAGCAGCATCTAGGCACTAAAGTAGAAATCTCTAAATCACGTAAAAAAGGAAAGATTGCAATTGAATTTACTTCTGAAGAGGAGTTTAATCGATTGATCAACTTACTTGAAAATGTAGGTGAATAG